One genomic window of Salvia miltiorrhiza cultivar Shanhuang (shh) chromosome 4, IMPLAD_Smil_shh, whole genome shotgun sequence includes the following:
- the LOC131021883 gene encoding putative pentatricopeptide repeat-containing protein At3g28640 has product MPFKILFLKNRFVILKQISGSSPPWFGLCKRFNFSSQADSCSWVQHNQLFQRHPRLQIIEKQCMKTLHHLKQFVAYVFVSGLHRNPFIMGHILYLSLIESKECDRIENSEFGIQIFSRMERPNIFSWNTMIRFFAGFDPAIALHYYTKMLRENMLPDKYTFPFLLQAGGPSLDLGFVKQVHCPALKLGFDQCLFFQNSVLNAYAIRDSSIDARKVFAEMSERDIVTWTSLISGLVAQSSYGEALGVFRNLMAEDCEPQPNVVAIISTMSACGGLGYANLTKCLHTFLEKAGWMETDVSVANSLIDAYAKCGDLSNAARVFNEIQNVKKDLYSWTAVITAYGMHGRGLDALRMFSQMEQLHGLVPDAVTLVAILSACAHSGLLDQGLSIFESMSRKHRIEPDLRHYGCLVDLLGRAGMIERAYSVVESMPMEPNLTVLGSLLSSCRLHNELEFGEAVLRKMEALKERGGAAVLASNMYASKKEWDRVIDIRKEMRERTQGKLPGRSWIQIKDAVHEFVARNDFDPQATELHMLLQSLEKISILL; this is encoded by the coding sequence ATGCCATTCAAAATTCTTTTCCTAAAGAATCGATTTGTTATTCTTAAGCAAATATCAGGATCATCACCACCGTGGTTTGGTCTTTGCAAAAGATTCAATTTTTCTTCGCAAGCTGATTCTTGCAGCTGGGTTCAACACAACCAGTTGTTTCAAAGGCACCCCAGATTGCAAATTATCGAGAAACAATGCATGAAAACACTTCATCATCTCAAGCAATTTGTTGCTTACGTATTTGTATCGGGTCTTCACCGCAACCCGTTCATCATGGGTCATATACTCTATTTGAGCTTGATTGAATCGAAAGAATGTGACCGCATCGAAAATTCGGAGTTTGGGATTCAGATCTTCAGTAGGATGGAAAGACCCAACATTTTTTCTTGGAATACGATGATTAGATTCTTCGCAGGCTTCGATCCAGCGATTGCTCTACATTATTACACCAAAATGCTGAGAGAAAATATGCTCCCCGACAAATATACATTCCCATTCTTGCTCCAGGCTGGCGGGCCTAGTTTGGATTTGGGATTTGTGAAACAAGTTCATTGCCCCGCCCTCAAACTGGGTTTTGATCAATGTTTATTTTTTCAGAATTCCGTCCTTAACGCTTATGCAATCCGGGATTCGTCGATAGATGCACGAAAGGTGTTTGCTGAAATGTCTGAGAGAGATATTGTTACATGGACAAGCTTGATATCAGGACTCGTCGCGCAATCCAGTTATGGTGAAGCACTTGGAGTTTTCCGAAATTTGATGGCTGAAGATTGTGAGCCGCAGCCAAATGTTGTCGCAATCATCTCTACAATGTCAGCTTGTGGCGGTCTAGGATATGCAAACCTTACCAAATGCTTGCACACTTTCTTAGAGAAGGCTGGATGGATGGAAACCGATGTATCCGTTGCTAATTCTCTGATTGATGCCTATGCAAAATGTGGAGACTTGAGCAACGCAGCCAGAGTTTTCAACGAAATTCAGAATGTGAAGAAGGATTTGTATTCTTGGACGGCCGTTATCACAGCATACGGTATGCATGGCCGAGGACTGGATGCGCTGCGCATGTTCTCTCAAATGGAGCAACTCCACGGACTTGTGCCCGATGCTGTGACCCTTGTCGCGATTCTTTCAGCATGTGCGCACTCTGGCCTGCTCGACCAAGGTCTATCCATTTTTGAGTCGATGAGCAGAAAGCACAGGATTGAGCCTGATCTTCGGCACTATGGATGCCTTGTTGACCTCTTGGGGAGAGCTGGGATGATCGAACGAGCTTATAGTGTAGTTGAGAGTATGCCGATGGAGCCTAATCTGACTGTGTTGGGATCTTTGCTGAGTAGTTGTAGGCTTCATAATGAGTTGGAGTTTGGTGAAGCTGTTTTGAGAAAGATGGAGGCGTTGAAGGAGAGAGGAGGAGCCGCCGTGCTCGCATCTAACATGTATGCGAGTAAGAAGGAATGGGATAGAGTGATTGACATAAGGAAAGAGATGAGAGAAAGAACGCAGGGAAAGCTTCCTGGTAGAAGCTGGATTCAGATTAAAGATGCAGTTCATGAGTTTGTAGCAAGAAATGATTTTGATCCACAAGCTACGGAATTGCACATGCTCCTTCAAAGTCTGGAAAAGATCTCGATATTGTTGTAA